A stretch of Chloroflexota bacterium DNA encodes these proteins:
- a CDS encoding SDR family oxidoreductase, with protein MPMRGKVAIVTGAGSGIGRATAIAFAKEGAHVVLADINGAEAQKTAKQLGAGVKHLVVQADVSKVADGRRMVAEAYKTFGRVDALANVAAIYPRLRVLEMTEDFWDKTMAVNLRGLFFCCQAAMRVMAEQGSGAIVNIASGSAFRPIEGLAAYSAAKGGVVAVSRVLALEGIKRGVRTNVVAPGATETEGLHAMFGEQGVRDVGAGMVGGKIMTPMEIAPAIVFLCSDEASGINGAILNVNRGDYMIS; from the coding sequence ATGCCGATGCGAGGGAAGGTTGCCATCGTGACCGGGGCGGGGAGCGGGATCGGGCGGGCAACGGCCATCGCCTTTGCCAAGGAGGGGGCGCACGTTGTGCTGGCGGACATCAACGGGGCGGAGGCGCAGAAGACGGCGAAGCAGCTGGGCGCAGGGGTGAAGCACCTGGTGGTTCAGGCGGATGTCTCGAAGGTTGCCGATGGGCGAAGGATGGTGGCGGAGGCGTATAAGACGTTTGGCCGGGTGGACGCGCTGGCGAACGTGGCGGCCATCTACCCGCGCCTGCGTGTGCTGGAGATGACGGAGGATTTCTGGGACAAGACGATGGCGGTGAACCTGCGAGGGCTCTTCTTCTGCTGCCAGGCGGCGATGCGCGTGATGGCGGAGCAGGGGAGCGGCGCGATTGTGAATATCGCCTCGGGGTCGGCCTTTCGGCCCATAGAAGGGCTGGCGGCCTATTCGGCGGCGAAGGGGGGCGTTGTAGCGGTGAGCCGTGTGCTGGCGCTGGAGGGGATCAAGCGCGGCGTGCGCACGAATGTGGTGGCGCCCGGGGCGACGGAGACAGAGGGCCTGCATGCGATGTTCGGGGAACAGGGAGTGCGGGATGTGGGCGCAGGGATGGTAGGCGGGAAGATCATGACGCCGATGGAGATAGCGCCGGCCATCGTCTTCCTCTGCTCGGACGAGGCATCGGGGATCAACGGGGCGATCCTGAACGTGAATCGCGGCGATTACATGATCAGCTGA
- a CDS encoding magnesium transporter, with protein sequence MRMAMEGKRYEAIVDVAICEGTELVGLVKIEDVLAAAPETTARELMDDDPPVVTPEIDQEVAAWKAVRHGQNSLAVADAGGRFLGLIPPQRLLSVLLAGHQEDIARLSGYLASTTLAREAAIEPVRRRFWHRLPWLIVGLIGALLAADAVGAFERSIEENVLLAFFIPGVVYLADAVGTQTEAIVVRGFSAGVGVRRIFRREALTGVLMGAGLAIAVLPLVWWRWGDADVAGAVSLSLFLACSVATVVAMVLPAVLHKMGKDPAFGSGPLATVIQDLLSIVIYLGIAKAMI encoded by the coding sequence ATGCGGATGGCGATGGAAGGGAAGCGGTACGAGGCCATCGTGGACGTGGCGATCTGCGAGGGGACGGAGCTGGTGGGGTTGGTGAAGATAGAGGATGTGCTGGCGGCTGCCCCTGAGACAACGGCGCGCGAGCTGATGGACGATGATCCGCCGGTGGTGACGCCGGAAATAGATCAGGAGGTGGCGGCATGGAAGGCGGTGCGCCACGGGCAGAACAGCCTGGCCGTGGCGGACGCGGGCGGGCGGTTCCTGGGGTTGATCCCGCCCCAGCGTCTGCTCTCAGTGCTACTGGCGGGGCACCAGGAGGACATCGCGAGGCTGAGCGGCTACCTGGCGAGCACGACCCTGGCGCGGGAGGCGGCGATCGAGCCGGTGAGGCGGCGCTTCTGGCACCGCCTGCCGTGGCTGATCGTGGGGCTCATCGGCGCGCTGCTGGCGGCAGACGCGGTGGGCGCGTTCGAAAGAAGCATCGAAGAGAACGTGCTCCTAGCCTTTTTCATCCCAGGGGTCGTGTACCTGGCGGACGCCGTGGGGACGCAGACGGAGGCGATCGTGGTGCGGGGCTTTTCGGCGGGCGTGGGGGTGCGCCGCATCTTTAGGCGCGAGGCGCTGACGGGCGTGCTGATGGGGGCCGGGCTCGCGATCGCGGTGCTGCCGCTGGTCTGGTGGCGCTGGGGAGATGCGGATGTCGCGGGCGCGGTGAGCCTATCGCTCTTCCTGGCCTGCTCCGTGGCGACGGTGGTGGCGATGGTCCTGCCTGCGGTGCTCCACAAGATGGGAAAGGACCCGGCGTTCGGCAGCGGGCCGCTGGCCACAGTCATCCAGGACTTGCTCTCTATCGTGATTTACTTGGGCATCGCGAAGGCGATGATCTAA
- a CDS encoding nuclear transport factor 2 family protein, whose protein sequence is MDARWQDLEEIKGLKARYFRYLDTKRWKEFGEVFAEDAVSISPTSSDVITRGRQAIVERVKGVVRDAVSVHYGFMPEIELTSETTAKGIWSMFDFVDYGKNSWKGYGHYQEEYVKLGGRWYIKSFKLTRIRQDKHEQSALGTTP, encoded by the coding sequence ATGGACGCTCGCTGGCAAGACCTGGAGGAGATTAAAGGGCTCAAGGCCCGCTACTTCCGCTATCTCGATACGAAACGATGGAAGGAGTTCGGCGAAGTCTTCGCGGAAGACGCCGTCTCCATCTCGCCGACTTCCAGTGACGTCATCACCCGGGGCCGCCAGGCCATCGTCGAGCGCGTCAAAGGCGTCGTCCGCGATGCTGTCAGCGTCCACTACGGCTTCATGCCGGAGATCGAACTGACAAGCGAGACCACCGCCAAGGGCATCTGGTCCATGTTCGATTTCGTGGACTACGGCAAAAACTCCTGGAAGGGCTACGGCCACTATCAGGAGGAATATGTCAAGCTCGGCGGGCGCTGGTACATCAAGTCCTTCAAGCTCACCCGAATCAGGCAGGACAAGCACGAACAGAGCGCCCTGGGAACCACGCCCTAA
- a CDS encoding RNA-binding protein encodes MKIYVGNLPYEYTDTELNAAFSAHGKVDSAQIVTDRYTGRSRGFGFVEMSNNAEAETAIKALNGKELKGRPLTVNEARPREDRGGQGGMRGGNPGGRSFGGQGGSKRW; translated from the coding sequence ATGAAGATTTACGTCGGCAATCTGCCCTATGAGTACACCGATACAGAGCTCAACGCCGCCTTCTCCGCACACGGGAAGGTGGACTCGGCCCAGATCGTAACGGATCGTTACACTGGCCGGTCCCGCGGGTTCGGCTTTGTGGAGATGTCCAACAATGCCGAAGCTGAGACGGCCATCAAGGCCCTCAACGGCAAAGAGCTCAAGGGTCGTCCCCTGACCGTGAATGAAGCCCGCCCCCGCGAAGACCGCGGCGGCCAGGGCGGCATGCGCGGTGGCAACCCCGGCGGCCGTTCGTTCGGCGGCCAGGGCGGCTCCAAGCGCTGGTAA
- a CDS encoding methionyl-tRNA formyltransferase: protein MRIFLIGQAPFGEAVLKRLLEQGEAVVGVSAPAPKEGAKPDPLWAGAHAKGLPLFGTRDLKRHEVFDRYAALEADLCVMAYVTDILPERVLFQPRLQSIQYHPSLLPLHRGASAMNWAIWQGRAKTGLTIFWPDKGIDTGPILLQKECAIAPDDTLGSLYFNKLFPMGVEAIAEAVKLVRTGKAPRTPQDHARATYEPIAKEEHAQVRWDLPASMVYTIIRGANPQPGAWTTYKGAKLKLFDCKLLSSESVEKPGRVLSLTADGILVSSWGGALLLQRLQPSGGPKQSAAEYVAASGLAVGDCLGG, encoded by the coding sequence ATGCGCATCTTCCTCATCGGCCAGGCCCCCTTCGGCGAGGCTGTCCTCAAGCGCCTCCTGGAGCAGGGCGAAGCCGTCGTCGGCGTCTCCGCCCCTGCGCCGAAGGAAGGCGCAAAGCCGGACCCCCTCTGGGCCGGCGCCCACGCAAAGGGCCTGCCACTCTTCGGCACCCGCGACCTGAAGAGGCACGAGGTCTTTGACCGCTACGCCGCCCTCGAGGCAGACCTCTGCGTCATGGCTTACGTGACCGATATCCTCCCCGAGCGCGTCCTCTTTCAGCCGCGCCTCCAGAGCATCCAGTACCACCCGTCGCTCCTACCTCTCCACCGGGGCGCAAGCGCCATGAACTGGGCCATCTGGCAAGGCCGCGCCAAGACCGGCCTTACGATCTTCTGGCCGGATAAGGGCATAGACACCGGCCCCATCCTCCTGCAAAAGGAGTGCGCCATCGCTCCCGACGACACCTTGGGCAGCCTCTACTTCAACAAGCTCTTCCCCATGGGCGTGGAGGCGATCGCCGAAGCCGTAAAGCTGGTGCGCACCGGCAAAGCGCCGCGCACGCCGCAAGACCACGCCAGGGCCACCTATGAGCCCATCGCCAAGGAGGAGCACGCCCAGGTGCGCTGGGACCTCCCCGCGAGCATGGTCTACACCATCATCCGCGGCGCGAACCCGCAGCCCGGCGCATGGACCACCTACAAGGGCGCGAAGCTGAAACTCTTCGATTGCAAGCTCCTCTCCTCGGAATCCGTCGAAAAGCCGGGAAGGGTCCTCAGCCTCACTGCCGATGGCATCCTCGTCTCCTCCTGGGGCGGGGCCCTCCTGCTCCAGCGCCTTCAGCCCTCAGGCGGCCCGAAGCAGTCGGCCGCCGAATACGTCGCTGCCTCCGGCCTCGCCGTCGGCGATTGCCTGGGAGGCTGA
- a CDS encoding fumarylacetoacetate hydrolase family protein has protein sequence MRIVRYRKDGRQRYGIVEGANVYAASGNPFTGLKKGRLAGRLERLTLLPPVKPTKIAALGRNYLEHAKEMGSDLPPEPLVFLKAPTAVIGPGEEIVIPTGAGRIDYEGELVAVIGKRCRNVPEEQAFDVILGYTCGNDVTAREQQSKDGQWARAKSYDSFAPIGPVIVTGLRPEGRRLMTRLNGRIVQEAPTDRMMFKVSRQVAHISRFMTLFPGDLIFTGTPSGIGPMRPGDVVEVEIEGIGLLRNICVAEPAR, from the coding sequence ATGCGCATCGTCCGCTATCGCAAGGACGGGCGGCAGCGTTACGGCATCGTGGAAGGCGCGAACGTCTATGCCGCCTCGGGCAATCCCTTCACCGGCCTCAAGAAAGGCCGCCTGGCGGGCAGGCTCGAAAGGCTCACCCTCCTGCCGCCCGTCAAGCCAACCAAGATCGCCGCCCTGGGGCGCAACTATCTTGAGCACGCCAAGGAGATGGGTTCCGACCTTCCTCCCGAGCCGCTCGTCTTCCTCAAAGCCCCCACCGCCGTCATCGGCCCCGGCGAAGAGATCGTCATCCCCACCGGCGCGGGACGCATTGACTACGAAGGCGAACTCGTCGCCGTCATCGGCAAGCGATGCCGCAACGTCCCGGAGGAGCAAGCCTTCGATGTCATCCTAGGCTACACCTGCGGGAACGATGTCACGGCCCGCGAACAGCAGTCCAAGGACGGCCAGTGGGCGCGCGCCAAATCGTATGACTCCTTTGCCCCCATCGGACCCGTCATCGTCACCGGCCTTAGGCCGGAGGGCCGCCGCCTCATGACCCGGCTCAACGGCAGAATCGTCCAAGAGGCCCCCACCGACCGGATGATGTTCAAGGTCTCCCGCCAGGTGGCCCACATCTCGCGCTTCATGACCCTGTTCCCCGGCGACCTCATCTTCACCGGCACCCCCTCCGGCATCGGCCCCATGCGCCCCGGCGATGTTGTGGAAGTCGAGATCGAAGGCATCGGCCTTCTCCGCAACATCTGCGTCGCCGAGCCGGCCCGCTAG
- a CDS encoding isocitrate dehydrogenase (NAD(+)), protein MAKHTVTLIEGDGIGPEVARAAVQVIEALGVAVTWEKVLVGQLAREKTGKLLPDGTLDSIAKNKVALKAPITTPIGEGYPSINVGIRQRLDLYSCVRPVKSIPGVKALYTDIDLVIIRENTEDLYAGKEHEVIPGVIESLKIITEKASTRIAEFAFRYALRNGRKKVTAIHKANIMKLSDGLFLECARAVAKRYPNIKYTEMIVDNTCLQLVAEPHQFDMLLTSNLYGDIISDLAAGLVGGIGVVPGANIGSEAAVFEAVHGSWPEAAGKNIANPAAMMLTAVMMLRHIGEGSAADRMEAAIFNVFRKGQVRTQDLGGKASTTEFTQEVIRNL, encoded by the coding sequence ATGGCAAAGCATACCGTCACCCTCATCGAAGGCGATGGGATCGGGCCGGAAGTCGCCCGCGCCGCGGTCCAGGTCATCGAAGCCTTAGGCGTCGCCGTCACCTGGGAAAAGGTCCTCGTCGGCCAGCTCGCCCGCGAAAAGACAGGCAAGCTCCTGCCCGATGGGACCCTGGACTCCATCGCCAAGAACAAAGTGGCGCTCAAGGCCCCCATCACCACGCCCATCGGCGAAGGCTATCCCTCCATCAACGTCGGCATCCGCCAGCGCCTCGATCTCTACTCCTGCGTCCGCCCCGTGAAAAGCATCCCCGGCGTCAAGGCCCTCTATACCGATATAGACCTCGTCATCATCCGGGAGAACACGGAAGACCTCTATGCCGGCAAGGAGCATGAGGTTATCCCCGGCGTCATCGAAAGCCTCAAGATCATCACGGAAAAAGCCTCCACCCGCATCGCCGAATTCGCCTTCCGCTACGCCCTGCGCAACGGGCGCAAGAAGGTCACCGCCATCCACAAGGCCAACATCATGAAACTGTCCGATGGCCTTTTCCTGGAATGCGCCCGGGCCGTCGCCAAGCGCTACCCCAACATCAAGTACACCGAGATGATCGTGGACAACACCTGCCTCCAGCTCGTTGCCGAGCCCCACCAGTTCGATATGCTCCTCACCTCCAACCTCTACGGCGATATCATCTCTGACCTGGCAGCGGGCCTCGTCGGCGGCATCGGCGTCGTCCCCGGCGCCAACATCGGCAGCGAAGCCGCCGTCTTCGAAGCCGTCCACGGCAGCTGGCCTGAGGCCGCGGGCAAGAACATCGCCAACCCAGCTGCCATGATGCTCACCGCTGTCATGATGCTCCGCCACATCGGCGAAGGCTCCGCCGCCGACCGCATGGAAGCGGCCATCTTCAACGTCTTCAGGAAGGGCCAGGTTCGCACCCAGGACCTCGGCGGCAAAGCCTCCACCACCGAGTTCACGCAGGAGGTCATCCGCAACCTCTAG